DNA sequence from the Atribacterota bacterium genome:
CCTGAACGCGCACCATAACCTCTTTCATGACCGTCCCAAAAGAAGCATCCGCGGGACATGAACGAAGCACCTCGCGAACGATATGAATGATTTCTTCTCGAGAAAGCTGAGAAGGAAGGAATTCCCGCAATACTTCGATCTCCCGATGAGCTCTCTCCAGAAGCTCTGGTCTCCCCCCTTTTTCAAAGTAGACGATGCTTTCCTCCCGCTTCTTAATACCTCGACGAATCAGCACGGTAATTTCATCGTCCGTCAAAGAAGCCCGTTTCTCAATTTCTGCATTTTTGATCTCAGCTAAAATAAGCCGTACTGTATCAAGCCGAATCTGGTCTTTCGCTCGAAGAGCACCTTTCATGGCTTCAAGAAGACGCTCTTTGAGAAAAGAACCATTTTCAGTCATCTTCTCTTTTTCCTCCGTGCAGCCTGAGCCCGTTTACGCTTCTTCTCGCTCGGCTTTTCGTAGTGTTCTCTCCGTTTCATCTCCGAAATAATCCCATTACGCTGGCACTTCCTCTTAAAACGCTTCAATGCTTCATCAATACTCTCTCCTTGGCCAACCCGAACCTCGGTCACCCTTATTCCTCCCTCAATCAAAAGTAAGAACATTATAGAAAATTCAAGGAACCCTGTCAATTGATGGCAAGAGCCGATCACCTCAGGAACACCCAGAAAGACCTGCAAACCCAAAGTGTTGCTACCCCCTTTCTCGTTGCGCCCCACGAATTCATCCTTTAAAGACCTTGCCGCACGGTGCTAAAATAGACTGTGGCCCAATTCAAACCACAGAGTCCTCCTCTACCACTTGTCTCTAGCACCTCCTGACGTCCTCGGGCCACAAAAAAGTAGATCCCCCAGACGAGATCGACACCGTACAGGAACTACCGTGCGAAAGCCAGGCATGATTCGTTTTCTACCAGCGCGGATAAATGCAGGGAAAACCAGAAACGCAATTCGCCAAGCTCGCAAAGTAACCAGAATTGACTCCATTTCCCATACTGCTCGAATGGGAAAAGCGGAGGAATGAAACATCAAGCCAGGCCGAACGCAATCTGCAGACTTTTAACCTCACCGCTCGCGTTCACTGATGTCAATAGAGAAAATATTCACCAAAGGATTATGAAGACCTGAAAAAAGTTGACCCATCGAAAGCAGTTAAACTCGCTCGAATTCAGGAAATAGTTAAGATATTTTTACCGAGGTACACACCCCAGAGAACAAACGATGTATTTCCGTTGTCGGGAAAAACTGCGTCCACTGCGTTCACCAGCTCGGGGATTTTCGCCGGAGGCAGTTTTTCCGCGTAAAGCAAAATATCAGGTATTTGATCATCCTGATATCTTTTCTCCTCCAAAAAACGTTTAACCTTTTCATACGCCTCTTCCGAGGGATAGTAAAGAACTAAAGTGACTGGGTCTTCGGCGGTAAAATGTTCAACAAACCAGCATACATTTTTCGGATTCCATGAGGAAAGATACTTTCTTTCTCTTGCTCCATCAAGGGGAAGTGGTGCAAACCTCAGCGGCACAAAGTGTTTTTCCTTCTGAAACGGTTGCCGTAAGAGGTCAAGCGGGGTATACCCCTTTTCCATAGGCAGGTTTTCAGGAAGATTCCATTTTTTCTTAAACAAAGCCCAGTTGTGCTTCATAAGCGCCTGGTAATCAACGTGTTCACTCCGAAAGGTCTTACTTCCAAAGTGGTGGATAAATACATCGTGGGCAATTTTTATGGTAAATCCAGCAAGCTGCAACCGTAAACAAAAGTCGTCGTCTTCAAAATTACCTGTTCCAAAGATGGGATCAAAACCTCCGATCTTTTCAATTACAGCTCTCTTGACCAGCATACAGAAACCGATGACCCTGGAAACAACGTCCCGTTTTCTGGCGTGCTCCACGCTCCAGGCTCGCGCAAACTCCTGCATCGCTTCCATGTCTTCTCCATAGGGCACGTTAGGAACCAGCTGCTGTCCAACAACATAGTTAGACCGTGGCCCCACAGCACCGACTTTCTCATCTTCTCTCGCACAAGCTACGAGTCTGGCCAACCACCCTTCGGTCACCACCACGTCGTTATTGAGGAAAACAACGAAGTCACCCCTTGCTTCCTGTAGACCCCGGTTATTCCCCAGAGCAAAACCGAGGTTATATCCGTTCTCGACGAGTCTCACATCAGGTTGCTCTTGCAGGTATTCGACAGTCCCATCCGTTGAACCGTTATCCACTACGATGATTTCATGAGGTTCGGGGGTATAACGACGAATGCTTTCGAGACACAGCTTGGTGTATGCAAGGTTGTTACGAGTGAGGAGGATGAGGGAAACGAGTCCCCAAGCAGCTTCTTTTTGTGCCAGTATGAGGTACTGGTAAATCGCGCTTTCCTCAGTAAAACCTTCTGCCGAAATACCCACGCTGCGGATGGCTCGAACGAATTCCTGAGGAATAGTCATATTTTGAATGGTTGTTCCCTGAAGGCTTTCCACCCGAAATCCCCTTCCGCGAAAGAGTTCCATCAACGAGCGACCTGTGAAAAAACGAAGGTGGCTCCGATCAAGGATTCCCGCCTCCTGGTAATTCCACTCTCCCTCAAGAAGACTCTGAATCACACTCCAGTGGCGTACATTGGGAACACTGGCAACAATATACCCTCCCTCCTTTAAAACACGCCTGGTCTCCTCCAGAGCCTTCCAGGGATCAACAAAGTGTTCCAAAACATCAGCGAAAATCACACAATCAAAGTATGCTTCTGGAAGCTCCGTTACCAACTCCTCGTAATTCCCCACCAAAACCCGGTCAAGCTTTTTTTCCGCCTCTGCAGCCACCTGAAAATTGATTTCCACTCCCCATACTTCACATTGGCGTTCCTCTTTCAGCATACCCCCCAAGTTTCCCTCACCACAACCCACATCGAGAATCCGCTGACACCCATGGGGAATGAGAGCGCGAACTTCTGGTCGAGAGAAAGCGTAATAGGAGCTCGTTTTCTCACAAGCGACCGATCGACTCTCCGGAACCTTTGTAAAGAAATTCGGTACACTCCATCGCTCTTTCCATGCTTTAATTTTCTTTTCAAAGTGCTGACGGTCTCTCTCAGGAAGTTCTCCCTTGCACCCCACACCAACCACCGTATGGGGAAACTGTGGATGACCAACCCATTCTACCAACCGATAGGGAAACTTTTGCAGCAAACTCCAAAAAGCTTCTGGTGTAAAGCGCCAGTAATCAAAAGGGTAGTCGTGGATGGGAAAGTTCATCACTGAACTCATCACCACAAAACCACCCGGCCGGAGAATGCGATAGACTTCATCCATCGCTTTCCAGGGGAACTCAACATGCTCCAGAGTATCCACCATAAGCACTGTTCCCGCGACCGCGTCGGGAAGGTCAATATGATGAAGATTCAAAATTATATCTACACCTGGTCCGGGACGCATGTCACAACCGATATATCTTTTGCCAGAAAAGAAGGGACGTAAATCAGCAAATCCCTCTTGTCCCGGAACCTGCAGAGAACCAAATTCGTAAACCGGCTCAGGACACGGTAACACTTCGGCCACTACCTGAACGAACTGTCGAATAATTTCACGCACCGTTTCATCCCACCTCAAATCATCGCTCACCATTCCCAAGATGAACTATTATGCCAAACACGTCTCGCAAAAAATCCCCGCCCAAAGCTCTTTAGCCTATTAATTAGGGATAATAGCAATGGTGAGTACTGTCGAATGAGTAATCGATAAAAACACCGACAGAGCCATCCCCTATGCTTTAGAAAAAAGTCGAAAATCGAACTACAAAACCATAAAAACGCGCAACAGGAATTCGTGCCCGAACGTGCAAGTCAATTCTAGAGGACCCCGCTACATACACTATATAGAGGTTTGGAGGACTCTATTCCCCAGGGCATACCCGAAAGATAGACCTTCACAAGCGAACGTAGCAAGGTTAATGCGACGGCAACTGATTCATGTCCTGAGTACGGGAAACGAAGTAAAAACCAGAAGCCCTCTTTTTTCGAGAAAATTGAACAACTTCGTAAACCATCAAACCAAAGTGGTTACCTCTTGAAGGACAGACTGAGCTTCCTGGGAACGGCCCTGAAGGGTATAAAGGTAAAAGAGTAAGGACCTAGCTTCAGCATGAAGGGAGTCTTTCTGGAGGACCTCTCTCCAGAGAGTTTCAGCATGAAGATACTGACCACCCTGAAAGTAAGCTAGAGCAAGGTTATGAAGGACATTAGGGTCATCGGGCAAAAGGTTTCGCAGTTTTTCCCCATAGTTGATGGCTTTTTCAATTTGACCACACTCGATAGCCGAGCGGGTCAAACGTTCGTAGAGGACTTCGTCGGTGAAGGAAAAACGGACCAGATTCGTTTTCGCCTTACCGGCTTCAAGGGTCAAGATACCCTCCAGAAACTCCAGTGCCTTGGAATACAAACCCTGGATAAAGTAGAGATTCCCTAGAGCAAAGAGGGCATCGGGAAGATACGGGTCGTACTGCCGTACCTTTTCGTAGATGCGCTCGGCAATAGAGAATCGCTTTTCATCGGCAAAAACATGGCCAAGATAGAGCAGTCCTTCAATGTAGCCAGGTCTCCCACGCCACCTGGGATTTCCCACCAGCCGGAGAAGGGCTCTTTTAGCCTCCTGATGGTCACGGAAAGTAACTAGTTTAGTCTTGGCGTAGTAGAGAACCGCTTGAACGTTTTCAGGCTCGGTACGGTAGAGTTCCTCGATGATGGGGAAGTTTCGCTCCACGGTTTTACGGGTCAAAGCGTCTGGATCAGTATAGCCAAAATGGTGGATGGGAATATTAACTCGGCCGATTGTACCCCCAAGAGTAACGATGGAATCCTCAACGGTTTCGTGGATACGCCCGGCAAAACGAATTTTCGGATGGCGGCGGAAAAAGCGGAGGGCAAAATTCACAACCCCCACTTCTTGCCTGCGGTTGTAGTTATAAATAGGAAGCTGAAAACCCATGGCATCGGTTTTATGAGCAACTTCCTTAAGCTTCAAGACACCCTCTTCATCCATGAATTCGTCAGCGTCAAGAACGAGAATCCATTCCCCACGAGCGTGCTTGAGGGATTCATTACGGGCTTTAGAAAAATCGTTCTCCCAGGGAAGGGAAAAGACCCGAGCACCAAGAGAAGAGGTTATCGTTTTTGTGGCATCTTGAGAACCGGTATCAACCACCACCACATCGTCAAAATAGTCCTTCATGCGGGCGAGGTGCTTTTGTAAGTTTTCGACCTCGTCACGGACGATCATACACAGGGAAAGGAAAGGAGAAACCGCTTTCACCTTTTTCCCGGTGAGTCGCGCCAAAACTTTGACGTTTTCCCGTACCGATGGTTCACGAGGAGTAAGCTGCAGGGCTTTCTCAAGGGCTTCCTGAGCTTCGTGGTAACGACCTTTCTTATACAGAGCAAACCCCAAGTTGTTCCAGGCTTCGGCAAAATGGGGATTTTCTGCCACAGCCTGTTGTAAGTATCGAATCGCCTCTTTGTAACGACCCTCCTTGAGGGCTATCACTCCAAGACCATGGAGAGCTTCTGGATGGGAAGGACTACCCTGTAAAACTCGCTGGAAAAGGGCTTTTGCTCTATCCAGCTGACCATCGAAAAAACACCGATGGCCCTCCTGAATCAGAGCTTGAATATCACGGTTTTCATTTCCACCGTAGTCAACAACCCGAAGCGGCATACCCATCACGTCTCCTTTATACGGGACTGATGAATTTATTTGCCAGATTATCCACCTGCATCAAAACCTCGGGAGGGAGGAAGATTTTCTTGAACCTTTTGTAAAAACGTTTGTTCTTTCCGCATGCTCACAATGGCCTCCTTTTCGGCGGCGATAGCCGTAGACAGACGAGCATTCATATCTTCGTTCAGCATGGCGATCTGGCGAAGCAAACCGAGCATTCTTTCCCGATCCTCTGGGGTAAGCGTCGCAAAGTCGATTTCCTGATCACACTGCTCAACCTCGCGGATGAGTTTCCCGCGTTCATCGAGGAGCAAAAGTAGCGTTTCGGAAACACCATCCTCCAACTCTTTTTGCATAGCCTGAGTGAGCTCCAAAATTTTTTCCAGTAATCCAATTTTCTTATCAACAGGATCTTCATCCATTGGTGGCACGCTCAAGCTGAACCCAGGCCTCGCGCAGACCCGAAAGGAGGCGACAGTTGGCTTCAATGACCTCTCCGTAATCTTCATCATTCAAAGCACTACATTGACCAATGATAAACCGATAGAGTTCAGAGAGATTCTGAGCAATTTCACCACCTTTCTCCAGGTCAAGAACACACAAAAGTTCCAGGATGATTTTTTCTGCCCGCAAAAGATAGGCTCGCGCTTCCTCTTTTTTCCCTTCAGAATGAGCCCGAGCACTAAGGCGAAAAAAACGTATCGCCCCATCATACAGGAGAACGATTAAGTGAACCGGCGACGCCGTATCAACATCATTGTGTTGATACGAACGGACAACGTTTACATAGGCATTCATGGCATTCACCCCTTATGAAGACGACGACTTCGCTTGATTGGTCAGCGCAGCCACCTGGTTCGCAAGCCATGTACTCTGGGACTTCATCGTAGAGAGGTACTTCTCAAGATTGGTAAATTGCCTCCAGAGGCGTTGCTCACGGATACGGAGCGACTGCTCTAAAGAAGCGATGCGTTTATCGAGGGTATCACTCATGGTGCGATACATGTTCTGCTCCACCCAGATGACACCGCTTCCGTAACGGGTTATATTTTGGATCGCTTCAGAAAAACTCCGCGCAATACCCCGGGTAAAGAGCTTTTCCACTTCGGAGAGATTTTGAGAAATCTTTTCCGATAGTGCCTGAGGATTTTCAACTTGCAACACACCGGTTTTGGTGAGGGTAATCCCCAGCATGGCCAGACTATTGACGGCTTTCTCAACACCACTTACTGGTGCAGTAATGATGCGTTCCAGCTGTGAACGAATGATGCTCAGATTAACGTTCCCCAGAAACGGTCCCTTTTTCCTGGTATCAGGGTCATAAAAAGTGTACTCTTTGACAAGCGATATCACATCGTTATAGCTTTCCACAAAGCGCCGAATCTGTTCTTCAAGGAGGCCTGTGTCTTCCTTGACCTCCACGGTCACCGGATTAGTGCTGGCACTAAGCAGATTCAAGGCCACTCCTGGAAGGAGATTTTGCACGGTATTGGAAGAGAATTCAAAAGAAAGAGGCGTAGAACCTCCCGAGGCCACCCCAAGAAGTACCCGAGCATTTTGCGGTGGCTGGATGGTGGAAAAACTCAGGGTTTCGCTTCCCCCGGTAAGGTTAACGGCTACGTTGACCTCTCCATCCTGCCCGGTAATCTGACTCAGGAGAACGAGGCGGTACTCGCCATTGGCACCCACCACCGTTGCCGAGACTGGTAAACCCGCGTTGTTGATCAAATCGCGGATTCCATTGAGAGAACCTTTCGAAGAAGACACGTTGATTACTTTTGGACTCCCAGACCCAACCTGGATGGTGATAGTTCCGCTGCCAAACACCTGAGCCGCTGGATCCGAAGTAACACCACTGGCTAATTGGTGAGCCAGGGCAATCTGTTCCACGGTAAGGGTATACCGACCCACTGGTGCTCCAGCCTGAGCGGAAGCGGTGAGGACGGTCTCATTTGAGGAAACCACCACTCGAGAACGGTACAGCGAGGAAGTTTTCAGATTATCGGCACTCAGTTTCAGCGTGGCAAGCTTCGTGGCCAAGTCTTGAAGGAGTGTAATTTTGGTCTGATACTCTTTTTTTTGCTCTTCCATTCGGGTTACTGGAAGGCGCTCCACCTCCATCAACTTGGCAATCACATCACCGGTTTGAATTCCAGAAACAAGTCCATCAATGGTGATTCCTGCCACCTACACCACCTCGTCCACAAAGAGTCCCGCCAGTTCCCGCAGGCGAGCCACCATATCAAGGAGCTTTTCAGGAGGGATTTGGCGGACAATTTCTCCCGTATCACGGTTAATGAGCGTTACCACAATGGCATGGGTAGGCTGATGAACCGAAAAACGCGCTTCGATAGAAAGCGCCTCCATCACGGTGTTCATCTGTTTCACAAGATGAACCAATTTTTCCTTCGAGAGCGCTCTTGTCTCCTTCTCGGAAAAATCCTCTCTGGGAAACGCTTCCACACTGCGTTCACCCGAAGTCAAATTCTCTGATACTCTTTTCTCCCCCTGAGAAGAAAGCTTCTCTAAAGGACCAGTTACTTTCTGGACATCCATGGTGCTCACTCCTTACCCGGTGGTGGGGGCAAAACACCCCCACCACGTATACCAGAAACCCTACCGCAAGAGCTGCAACACCATCTGCGGGATGGTGTTGGCTTGAGCCAGCATGGCCACACCAGCCTGCATAAGAATCTGAGCTCGGGTGAAGGCCATCATCTCTTCGGCCATATCCACATCCCGGATACGAGACTCAGCAGCAGCGATGTTCTCCTTGGCTACACCCAGGTTCGCAATGGTGTGCTCCAGGCGGTTCTGCAAAGCACCAAGAATAGCTCGCTGATCCGAGACCTGAGCAATGGCGTTGTCCAGGCGCACGATGGCGTCATTGGCTGTCGCGTTATCGATGAGGAGAATCGAATCGAGA
Encoded proteins:
- the fliS gene encoding flagellar export chaperone FliS; the encoded protein is MNAYVNVVRSYQHNDVDTASPVHLIVLLYDGAIRFFRLSARAHSEGKKEEARAYLLRAEKIILELLCVLDLEKGGEIAQNLSELYRFIIGQCSALNDEDYGEVIEANCRLLSGLREAWVQLERATNG
- the fliD gene encoding flagellar filament capping protein FliD codes for the protein MAGITIDGLVSGIQTGDVIAKLMEVERLPVTRMEEQKKEYQTKITLLQDLATKLATLKLSADNLKTSSLYRSRVVVSSNETVLTASAQAGAPVGRYTLTVEQIALAHQLASGVTSDPAAQVFGSGTITIQVGSGSPKVINVSSSKGSLNGIRDLINNAGLPVSATVVGANGEYRLVLLSQITGQDGEVNVAVNLTGGSETLSFSTIQPPQNARVLLGVASGGSTPLSFEFSSNTVQNLLPGVALNLLSASTNPVTVEVKEDTGLLEEQIRRFVESYNDVISLVKEYTFYDPDTRKKGPFLGNVNLSIIRSQLERIITAPVSGVEKAVNSLAMLGITLTKTGVLQVENPQALSEKISQNLSEVEKLFTRGIARSFSEAIQNITRYGSGVIWVEQNMYRTMSDTLDKRIASLEQSLRIREQRLWRQFTNLEKYLSTMKSQSTWLANQVAALTNQAKSSSS
- the rpsU gene encoding 30S ribosomal protein S21, producing MTEVRVGQGESIDEALKRFKRKCQRNGIISEMKRREHYEKPSEKKRKRAQAARRKKRR
- a CDS encoding GatB/YqeY domain-containing protein, with product MTENGSFLKERLLEAMKGALRAKDQIRLDTVRLILAEIKNAEIEKRASLTDDEITVLIRRGIKKREESIVYFEKGGRPELLERAHREIEVLREFLPSQLSREEIIHIVREVLRSCPADASFGTVMKEVMVRVQGRAEGQVVSAIVRQEMNMR
- a CDS encoding flagellar protein FlaG is translated as MDVQKVTGPLEKLSSQGEKRVSENLTSGERSVEAFPREDFSEKETRALSKEKLVHLVKQMNTVMEALSIEARFSVHQPTHAIVVTLINRDTGEIVRQIPPEKLLDMVARLRELAGLFVDEVV
- a CDS encoding methyltransferase domain-containing protein; translation: MREIIRQFVQVVAEVLPCPEPVYEFGSLQVPGQEGFADLRPFFSGKRYIGCDMRPGPGVDIILNLHHIDLPDAVAGTVLMVDTLEHVEFPWKAMDEVYRILRPGGFVVMSSVMNFPIHDYPFDYWRFTPEAFWSLLQKFPYRLVEWVGHPQFPHTVVGVGCKGELPERDRQHFEKKIKAWKERWSVPNFFTKVPESRSVACEKTSSYYAFSRPEVRALIPHGCQRILDVGCGEGNLGGMLKEERQCEVWGVEINFQVAAEAEKKLDRVLVGNYEELVTELPEAYFDCVIFADVLEHFVDPWKALEETRRVLKEGGYIVASVPNVRHWSVIQSLLEGEWNYQEAGILDRSHLRFFTGRSLMELFRGRGFRVESLQGTTIQNMTIPQEFVRAIRSVGISAEGFTEESAIYQYLILAQKEAAWGLVSLILLTRNNLAYTKLCLESIRRYTPEPHEIIVVDNGSTDGTVEYLQEQPDVRLVENGYNLGFALGNNRGLQEARGDFVVFLNNDVVVTEGWLARLVACAREDEKVGAVGPRSNYVVGQQLVPNVPYGEDMEAMQEFARAWSVEHARKRDVVSRVIGFCMLVKRAVIEKIGGFDPIFGTGNFEDDDFCLRLQLAGFTIKIAHDVFIHHFGSKTFRSEHVDYQALMKHNWALFKKKWNLPENLPMEKGYTPLDLLRQPFQKEKHFVPLRFAPLPLDGARERKYLSSWNPKNVCWFVEHFTAEDPVTLVLYYPSEEAYEKVKRFLEEKRYQDDQIPDILLYAEKLPPAKIPELVNAVDAVFPDNGNTSFVLWGVYLGKNILTIS
- a CDS encoding tetratricopeptide repeat protein, with amino-acid sequence MPLRVVDYGGNENRDIQALIQEGHRCFFDGQLDRAKALFQRVLQGSPSHPEALHGLGVIALKEGRYKEAIRYLQQAVAENPHFAEAWNNLGFALYKKGRYHEAQEALEKALQLTPREPSVRENVKVLARLTGKKVKAVSPFLSLCMIVRDEVENLQKHLARMKDYFDDVVVVDTGSQDATKTITSSLGARVFSLPWENDFSKARNESLKHARGEWILVLDADEFMDEEGVLKLKEVAHKTDAMGFQLPIYNYNRRQEVGVVNFALRFFRRHPKIRFAGRIHETVEDSIVTLGGTIGRVNIPIHHFGYTDPDALTRKTVERNFPIIEELYRTEPENVQAVLYYAKTKLVTFRDHQEAKRALLRLVGNPRWRGRPGYIEGLLYLGHVFADEKRFSIAERIYEKVRQYDPYLPDALFALGNLYFIQGLYSKALEFLEGILTLEAGKAKTNLVRFSFTDEVLYERLTRSAIECGQIEKAINYGEKLRNLLPDDPNVLHNLALAYFQGGQYLHAETLWREVLQKDSLHAEARSLLFYLYTLQGRSQEAQSVLQEVTTLV